A window from Triticum aestivum cultivar Chinese Spring chromosome 6D, IWGSC CS RefSeq v2.1, whole genome shotgun sequence encodes these proteins:
- the LOC123141839 gene encoding EPIDERMAL PATTERNING FACTOR-like protein 1, which produces MAMSSSPLRAFLAAMLLSFFLGAATTFSRTTPPMLSAFQNLAEDKSRLGSTPPSCHNRCNTCNPCKPVQVTTTLPVGSGGPSTASRGSSAAVDEAAANVQYSNYKPLGWKCRCAGRLYNP; this is translated from the exons ATGGCCATGAGCTCATCTCCTCTTCGGGCGTTCCTGGCGGCCATGCTTCTCAGCTTCTTCCTCGGAGCTGCGACGACATTCAGCCGCACCACGCCGCCGATGCTCTCCGCTTTTCAG AACTTGGCGGAGGACAAGTCGCGGCTGGGGTCGACGCCGCCGAGCTGCCACAACCGGTGCAACACTTGCAACCCCTGCAAGCCGGTGCAGGTGACCACGACGCTCCCGGTGGGGTCTGGCGGCCCGTCCACGGCGTCCCGCGgctcctccgccgccgtcgacgaggCCGCGGCCAACGTGCAGTACTCCAACTACAAGCCGCTGGGGTGGAAGTGCCGCTGCGCCGGCCGCCTCTACAACCCCTAG